In a single window of the Microcoleus sp. FACHB-672 genome:
- a CDS encoding sulfotransferase → MAELFPDAKIICCVRNIAWVMDSIERLIRQNAFDVSGLFCNATERATVYSRTEALTQGGRLVGFAYTALKEAFYSEHSHRLLLIDYELFTQRPDKTIALIYQFIREENFGHYYENVEYEAAEFDVKLKTRGLHSIRKKVEFQPRQTILPPDLFERFNNLSFWAEPSYSKANLMVAKLKANAPQTP, encoded by the coding sequence ATTGCGGAATTATTTCCTGATGCTAAAATTATTTGCTGCGTCAGAAATATCGCTTGGGTGATGGACAGCATTGAGCGATTAATTCGCCAAAATGCTTTTGATGTTTCTGGGTTATTTTGCAACGCGACAGAACGGGCAACCGTTTATAGCAGAACTGAAGCCTTAACTCAAGGTGGCAGATTGGTAGGTTTTGCTTATACTGCCCTCAAAGAAGCATTTTATAGCGAACATTCGCATCGGCTGCTGCTGATTGATTACGAGCTATTTACTCAAAGACCCGATAAAACAATCGCCTTGATTTATCAATTTATTAGGGAAGAAAATTTTGGACATTATTATGAAAACGTCGAGTATGAGGCAGCAGAATTTGATGTCAAACTCAAAACACGAGGGCTGCACAGTATCCGCAAAAAAGTTGAATTTCAGCCGAGACAGACCATTCTACCGCCTGACTTATTTGAGCGATTTAACAACCTGTCATTTTGGGCAGAACCAAGCTATAGCAAAGCCAATCTTATGGTAGCCAAACTCAAAGCAAATGCACCCCAAACTCCCTAA
- a CDS encoding sulfotransferase translates to MLNKIHFISGLPRSGSTLLSAILRQNPRFHAGMTSPVGGLVERMLEAMSENNEYSVFISPEQKQALILSIFSAYYQPQAEQGVIFDTI, encoded by the coding sequence ATGCTTAATAAAATTCACTTTATTTCTGGACTACCGCGTTCGGGTTCCACATTACTCTCTGCAATTCTGCGACAAAATCCCCGGTTTCACGCCGGTATGACTTCTCCCGTTGGGGGATTAGTTGAACGGATGCTGGAAGCCATGAGTGAAAATAATGAATATTCTGTTTTTATCTCGCCAGAACAAAAACAAGCCTTAATATTAAGCATTTTTTCAGCTTACTACCAACCCCAAGCAGAGCAAGGCGTTATTTTTGATACCATTTGA